In Camelus dromedarius isolate mCamDro1 chromosome 3, mCamDro1.pat, whole genome shotgun sequence, one DNA window encodes the following:
- the HAND1 gene encoding heart- and neural crest derivatives-expressed protein 1, whose translation MNLVGSYAHHHHHHHHHHPHPAHPMLHEPFLFGPASRCHQERPYFQSWLLSPADAAPDFPTGGPPPTPAAAAAAYGPDARPGQSPGRLEALGGRLGRRKGSGPKKERRRTESINSAFAELRECIPNVPADTKLSKIKTLRLATSYIAYLMDVLAKDSQAGDPEAFKAELKKADGGRESKRKRELQQHEGFPPALGPGEKRIKGRTGWPQQVWALELNQ comes from the exons ATGAACCTCGTGGGCAGCTAcgcacaccaccaccaccatcatcatcatcatcacccgCACCCCGCGCACCCCATGCTCCACGAGCCCTTTCTCTTCGGCCCTGCCTCGCGCTGTCACCAGGAACGGCCCTACTTCCAGAGCTGGCTGCTGAGCCCAGCTGACGCTGCTCCGGACTTCCCCACCGGCGGGCCACCGCCCACACCCGCGGCAGCCGCCGCCGCCTACGGTCCAGACGCCAGGCCAGGCCAGAGCCCCGGGCGGCTGGAGGCGCTCGGCGGCCGCCTGGGCCGGCGGAAAGGCTCAGGACCCAAGAAGGAGCGGAGACGCACAGAGAGCATTAACAGCGCGTTTGCGGAGCTGCGCGAGTGCATCCCCAATGTGCCGGCCGACACCAAGCTCTCCAAGATCAAGACTCTGCGCCTGGCCACCAGCTACATCGCCTACCTGATGGACGTGCTGGCCAAGGACTCACAGGCCGGTGACCCCGAGGCCTTCAAGGCTGAACTCAAGAAGGCGGATGGCGGCCGCGAGAGCAAGCGAAAAAGGGAGCTG CAGCAGCACGAAGGctttcctcctgccctgggcccaggCGAGAAGAGGATTAAAGGGCGCACAGGCTGGCCGCAGCAAGTCTGGGCGCTGGAGTTAAACCAGTGA